Proteins encoded in a region of the Sander lucioperca isolate FBNREF2018 chromosome 4, SLUC_FBN_1.2, whole genome shotgun sequence genome:
- the fam83fb gene encoding protein FAM83F: MAESQLMCMEDGHIGAKVPESKPEFYYSEEQRAAIEELLKNGDGAFKTRLKDDNMKDFLSAREVKLLLNTFKQYDLNNEDSSSKSQTDRSEQGAAGSNADSGVHSTYWPQMSDTEVPPLDIGWPSGGLFKGITRVAVHTHPPKENGPHIKEVVRRLIQGANKVIAIVMDMLTDVQILQDLMNAACLRSVAVYILLDNQAVPHFLDICSRLQIGSQHLRNIRTRTLQGIGFSLSFGRLPGSLCNKYMLVDGDKVMFGSYSFSWCTSRMDRNMITVMTGQVVDFFDQDFRELYAISEKLDLYKEFHVSPPATATIRSKVGPKRPSITATTSRFQVSLGDSRNAHIQVPAHKYHNPKYSLVFGDIPRPTGSLQEPGPKRGSTLAEVPEEMDPARPRVAGSEKVERLSSLPSEALSESFKRPNGVPQDKKPTLKQRLTRKKPSSKLSDNNLAGSTCPSPTETNRTDEDNFEVTVKTPSKWRRKKPSKLVPRTDSKQSVNTGQDNESRNSGHQGKCKVS; encoded by the exons ATGGCCGAATCTCAGCTCATGTGCATGGAGGACGGCCACATCGGAGCCAAGGTCCCGGAGTCCAAACCGGAGTTTTATTACAGCGAGGAGCAGCGCGCGGCCATCGAGGAGCTGCTCAAGAACGGCGACGGCGCCTTCAAAACGCGACTTAAAGATGACAACATGAAAGACTTTTTATCGGCCAGAGAAGTCAAACTGTTGTTGAACACTTTCAAGCAGTACGACTTAAATAATgaagacagcagcagcaaaTCCCAGACGGACAGGTCAGAGCAGGGAGCCGCCGGTAGCAACGCAGATTCAGGGGTCCATTCCACCTACTGGCCCCAGATGTCGGACACCGAGGTGCCGCCGCTGGATATCGGCTGGCCCAGCGGGGGCTTGTTCAAAGGGATAACCCGAGTGGCCGTACACACACACCCGCCCAAAGAAAACGGACCTCACATCAAGGAGGTGGTGCGGCGACTCATCCAGGGGGCCAATAAG GTGATAGCGATAGTGATGGACATGCTCACAGACGTCCAGATCCTGCAGGACCTGATGAATGCGGCCTGTCTTCGCTCTGTGGCCGTTTACATCTTGTTGGATAACCAAGCTGTGCCACACTTCCTGGATATCTGCTCCAGGCTGCAGATTGGCTCACAGCACCTTCGG AACATCCGAACCAGAACACTACAGGGAATTGGCTTCAGTTTGTCCTTCGGTAGACTTCCTGGTTCACTCTGTAATAAGTACATGCTGGTAGACGGAGACAAAGTCATGTTTGGCTCATACAG TTTCTCCTGGTGTACGTCTCGTATGGACCGCAACATGATCACTGTGATGACGGGGCAGGTGGTTGACTTCTTTGACCAGGACTTCCGTGAGCTTTACGCCATCTCCGAGAAGCTGGACCTTTACAAGGAGTTCCATGTGAGCCCGCCCGCGACTGCGACAATACGCTCTAAAGTGGGCCCAAAACGGCCGTCGATAACGGCGACCACTTCCCGCTTCCAGGTTAGCTTAGGGGATTCCCGGAATGCACACATCCAGGTGCCTGCACACAAATACCACAACCCCAAATACTCCCTGGTGTTTGGGGACATCCCACGTCCAACAGGGTCTCTGCAGGAGCCTGGACCCAAGAGAGGGTCCACTCTGGCTGAGGTTCCCGAGGAAATGGACCCGGCAAGGCCACGAGTGGCTGGCAGTGAGAAGGTGGAGCGGCTGAGTTCGCTGCCCTCAGAAGCCCTGAGTGAAAGCTTCAAGAGGCCCAATGGAGTCCCGCAGGACAAGAAGCCCACATTGAAGCAGAGACTCACCAGGAAGAAACCATCCAGTAAGCTTTCGGATAACAACCTGGCGGGCAGCACATGCCCTTCACCTACAGAAACCAATAGGACGGATGAGGACAACTTTGAAGTGACCGTGAAGACCCCATCCAAATGGAGGCGTAAGAAGCCATCTAAACTGGTCCCGAGGACAGACTCTAAGCAATCTGTCAACACTGGACAGGACAATGAGA GTCGTAACAGTGGACATCAAGGAAaatgtaaagtgtcctga